Proteins found in one Prosthecobacter sp. genomic segment:
- a CDS encoding Amuc_1098 family type IV pilus outer membrane protein: MTHPSRLVLNLSLLALTAISPQIMAQSSVSGMANREIARRYARIEDARTAMDRGDKLFSEGDYDGALGSYKAAIDALPNAPLTRDWLELAQLKHADCSVVVARERAKEGKYDEARQLLEGAIVSIPGHKDALVFLKQLDDPDRWPPALTAQHVENVTVVKKGLLIANSSVEIGNYDTAISQYQDVLRVDPYNSAARRGMENAERKRMEYYKAAYDHQRAKMLAQVDEAWEDKVPVQGAQVAFDYGMGRSPGSFLTEKMNKIIFPTVQFQGATIDEAIEYLRVKSRDLDTFTDASGVKGVNIILRTGDAPSNASISLDLKDVPMSEALRYVTELAQMKYKVEAHAVLVVPLSEDASQQYTRTYRVPPDFLSIGGGDGGGAAAPSAPADPFAAGGGAAPAGGGLIARKTAKQILEAQGITFSDGSSASFNPATSQLVVRNTQPNLDLVEAFVDTITKNAPKMVVITSKFVEVTQKNTEELGFDWLLGSVGMNGNNVFLGGGATGTGNAYSPANYPFTSNYVSPALLTGTPLTTVFPAIPIVGAFAGPVPSGAGLPPTGATPVFPTGAGPISSGLRSGNYAVNNNSIDNLLTTGATTGTANVAPGIFSAAGIFSDPQFQMVLRGLSQKKGVDLMSAPSVTTKSGTRATMEVTREFIYPTEFDPPQLPQGGGGNLTLGGGGGTQIATPTTPTAFEMRQTGVRLEAEPTVGADGNTIELTLAPEVVEFDGFINYGSPILSPSSQSVLPIQLTAGIPPGNTSYIPISQPERLITPNVINQPVFSVRKVTTGVSIWDGQTVALGGLIREDIQDVEDKIPLLGDLPLIGRLFKSESEQHFKRNLMIFVTAHLIDPSGQKVKNNQPAAGAAIAGPGSVGTLLPSVTPAP; the protein is encoded by the coding sequence ATGACCCATCCCTCCCGTCTGGTGCTTAACCTGTCCCTCCTTGCTTTGACTGCGATTTCGCCGCAAATCATGGCTCAAAGTTCCGTTTCAGGAATGGCCAACCGCGAAATCGCCCGCCGTTACGCGCGCATTGAGGATGCCCGAACCGCCATGGATCGTGGAGATAAACTTTTCAGTGAGGGGGATTATGATGGCGCTCTCGGTTCATACAAGGCGGCTATTGATGCCCTTCCCAATGCCCCACTGACCCGTGACTGGCTCGAACTTGCCCAACTCAAGCATGCTGATTGCAGCGTGGTTGTTGCGCGCGAACGAGCCAAAGAAGGCAAATATGACGAAGCACGTCAATTGCTAGAAGGTGCAATCGTGTCCATTCCTGGGCATAAAGATGCTCTGGTGTTCCTGAAGCAATTGGATGACCCTGATCGTTGGCCGCCTGCTCTCACCGCACAGCATGTGGAAAATGTTACCGTTGTAAAGAAGGGGCTTCTCATAGCAAACAGTTCGGTAGAAATTGGCAACTACGACACAGCCATTTCGCAGTATCAAGATGTTCTTCGTGTGGATCCGTACAATAGTGCCGCTCGCCGTGGCATGGAAAATGCCGAGCGCAAACGCATGGAGTACTACAAAGCAGCATACGATCATCAGCGCGCCAAGATGCTGGCCCAGGTGGATGAAGCATGGGAAGACAAAGTGCCGGTGCAGGGGGCGCAAGTGGCATTTGATTATGGTATGGGGCGCAGTCCTGGGTCATTTCTGACAGAGAAAATGAACAAAATAATCTTTCCGACAGTGCAATTCCAAGGGGCCACGATTGATGAGGCTATTGAGTATCTTCGAGTCAAAAGCCGAGACTTGGACACCTTTACGGATGCTTCCGGCGTCAAAGGGGTGAATATTATCCTTCGCACGGGCGATGCTCCAAGTAATGCCTCGATCAGTCTTGACTTGAAAGACGTCCCGATGTCTGAGGCATTACGTTATGTCACCGAACTGGCACAAATGAAATACAAGGTTGAGGCGCATGCCGTTTTGGTGGTGCCCCTGTCTGAAGATGCTAGCCAACAATATACGAGGACATATCGAGTGCCTCCTGATTTCCTCAGCATTGGCGGTGGCGATGGTGGTGGAGCAGCTGCTCCATCTGCGCCGGCTGACCCCTTCGCCGCAGGCGGTGGGGCCGCTCCAGCCGGTGGTGGTCTTATTGCAAGAAAAACTGCCAAGCAGATTCTCGAAGCTCAAGGAATTACTTTTTCAGATGGATCGTCCGCTAGTTTTAACCCGGCAACGTCGCAGTTGGTGGTTAGAAACACGCAGCCCAACCTTGATTTGGTCGAAGCATTTGTGGATACGATCACCAAGAATGCTCCCAAGATGGTCGTCATCACCTCCAAGTTTGTTGAAGTGACGCAAAAGAACACTGAAGAGCTGGGTTTTGATTGGTTGCTTGGCAGTGTGGGCATGAATGGGAACAATGTGTTCCTTGGAGGTGGGGCTACAGGTACTGGCAATGCGTACTCTCCGGCCAACTATCCGTTTACAAGCAACTACGTAAGCCCCGCTCTTCTAACAGGCACTCCTCTGACAACGGTATTCCCCGCGATTCCTATTGTGGGAGCATTTGCAGGTCCCGTTCCGAGCGGGGCAGGGCTGCCTCCAACAGGGGCAACTCCAGTCTTCCCGACGGGGGCTGGACCCATTTCGTCTGGATTGCGATCTGGCAATTACGCAGTCAACAATAACAGTATTGACAACCTGTTGACGACTGGTGCAACCACAGGCACTGCAAACGTTGCGCCTGGTATTTTTTCCGCAGCGGGTATTTTTTCCGACCCGCAGTTTCAGATGGTGCTTCGCGGATTGAGCCAGAAAAAAGGAGTGGATTTGATGAGCGCTCCAAGTGTGACTACAAAGAGCGGCACTCGTGCAACAATGGAGGTGACTCGTGAATTCATTTATCCAACTGAATTTGATCCGCCTCAGCTTCCGCAGGGAGGGGGGGGGAATCTCACCCTTGGTGGTGGTGGTGGTACACAGATCGCTACTCCTACAACACCGACCGCATTTGAAATGCGACAAACGGGAGTTAGGCTCGAAGCTGAACCTACCGTTGGGGCTGATGGAAACACCATAGAACTTACCTTGGCTCCTGAAGTTGTGGAATTCGATGGTTTTATCAATTATGGCTCGCCGATCTTATCCCCCTCCAGCCAGTCAGTTCTGCCAATTCAATTGACTGCTGGGATTCCTCCTGGAAACACCTCTTATATACCAATTAGTCAGCCAGAGCGCCTGATTACTCCCAACGTGATCAATCAGCCCGTTTTCTCGGTTCGTAAAGTCACCACTGGGGTTTCTATCTGGGATGGCCAGACGGTAGCGTTGGGAGGACTGATTCGTGAAGATATACAGGATGTGGAAGATAAAATCCCTCTTCTTGGCGATCTGCCTCTTATTGGGCGCCTGTTCAAATCTGAGTCCGAACAACACTTTAAGCGTAACCTAATGATATTCGTTACCGCTCATTTAATTGATCCATCAGGCCAAAAGGTGAAAAACAATCAACCGGCCGCAGGTGCAGCCATAGCAGGTCCCGGCTCAGTGGGAACACTTTTGCCATCAGTAACGCCTGCCCCGTAG
- the coaE gene encoding dephospho-CoA kinase (Dephospho-CoA kinase (CoaE) performs the final step in coenzyme A biosynthesis.): protein MNSWLITGCAGCGKSSVMALMLRHFGPYAYAFSADLAVAEELKNAAMVEKLVAAFGPKTRQTSGEANREWLRDAVLPETSLRKQLEAILHPPVLAALEAARIEANRSGVNLFLAEVPLHYEIGSTVSADFVIVVASSRSVQVRRMMETRGLDEQTVHKFLEAQWPIEAKVERADAVIWNDGSLASLEAQVLTLASPLLQA, encoded by the coding sequence ATGAATTCTTGGCTGATTACCGGTTGCGCTGGTTGTGGTAAAAGTTCAGTGATGGCTTTGATGCTGAGGCACTTTGGACCCTATGCCTATGCGTTTTCTGCTGATCTGGCTGTTGCTGAGGAGTTAAAAAATGCTGCTATGGTTGAAAAACTGGTGGCTGCATTTGGTCCCAAGACGCGTCAGACCTCCGGGGAGGCAAACCGTGAATGGTTGCGGGACGCGGTGCTGCCAGAGACCTCACTCCGCAAGCAATTGGAAGCAATTCTGCACCCTCCGGTTCTCGCCGCTTTGGAAGCAGCCCGTATTGAGGCTAACAGGTCGGGTGTGAATCTTTTCCTTGCGGAAGTCCCCCTCCACTATGAGATTGGTTCTACAGTTTCAGCAGACTTCGTCATCGTGGTGGCTTCCAGCCGGTCGGTGCAGGTCAGGCGGATGATGGAAACCCGGGGGCTCGACGAACAGACCGTTCACAAGTTCTTGGAGGCCCAATGGCCCATCGAAGCCAAGGTTGAAAGAGCGGACGCCGTCATTTGGAATGATGGCAGTCTGGCCTCTCTTGAAGCCCAGGTGCTGACGCTGGCAAGTCCACTCTTGCAAGCATGA
- the rho gene encoding transcription termination factor Rho: MNDQSTESPATITAPPVNQTSETLSAADPSLASLGSQSGHLKHHPAEAAEQAGDLQKSEGAQPPFPQEISINDLQNSTLAELQELADAVSLRLNASRTKHQLIYDLCSWLAENKTRLKVEGVLEIGMDNYGLIRYPKYSFTPLPEDVFVPLFLVRKFNLRPSQKIAGFAKAPKDRDKYLAIDRITEVEGMPIENWQSPTEFDKLTATFPNKRIILETPKPCAVSSRILDIVAPLGKGQRGLICAPPRSGKTVILKDIAKSISQNHKEITLIVLLLDERPEEVTDFEETVQGCEIYSSTFDESPKRHSQVAEIVRERACRLVEMKKDVVILLDSITRLARGYNAMQGGKGAIMSGGVGTKALQKPKKFFGAARNVEEGGSLTIIATALIETESRMDEVIFEEFKGTGNMEATLDREISERRIYPALHLLKSGTRRDDLLYHPDEFKRITQVRKQLAAVPAVEALELLIRNINRTSNNAEILLMGLK, translated from the coding sequence ATGAACGACCAATCTACCGAATCCCCCGCCACGATTACGGCTCCCCCCGTCAATCAAACATCGGAAACCCTCTCTGCTGCTGATCCCTCCTTGGCGAGTCTTGGCTCGCAGTCGGGGCACCTAAAGCATCACCCTGCCGAGGCTGCTGAGCAGGCTGGTGACTTGCAGAAGTCCGAAGGTGCTCAACCACCCTTTCCGCAGGAAATCTCAATCAACGATTTGCAAAATAGCACCCTGGCGGAATTACAGGAGCTCGCAGACGCGGTCAGCCTCCGGTTGAATGCCAGCCGCACCAAGCATCAGCTCATCTACGATCTCTGTTCCTGGCTCGCCGAGAACAAAACCCGCCTCAAAGTCGAGGGTGTCCTCGAAATTGGCATGGATAACTATGGGCTCATCCGTTATCCGAAATACAGTTTCACCCCCCTGCCTGAGGATGTTTTTGTTCCATTGTTTTTGGTCAGAAAATTTAATCTGCGTCCCAGCCAGAAGATTGCGGGTTTTGCCAAGGCCCCTAAGGACCGGGACAAGTATCTGGCGATCGATCGCATCACCGAGGTCGAAGGCATGCCGATCGAAAACTGGCAGTCTCCCACAGAATTTGACAAATTGACCGCCACCTTCCCGAACAAGCGCATCATTCTCGAAACTCCGAAGCCCTGTGCTGTCAGCTCACGCATTCTCGACATCGTGGCACCGCTCGGCAAAGGCCAGCGCGGTCTCATCTGCGCGCCTCCTCGTTCGGGCAAGACAGTGATCCTCAAGGACATCGCCAAATCCATCTCGCAGAATCACAAGGAGATCACGCTCATTGTTCTCCTGCTCGATGAGCGCCCCGAAGAGGTCACCGATTTCGAGGAAACCGTGCAAGGCTGTGAGATTTACAGCTCCACATTCGATGAAAGTCCGAAACGGCATAGCCAAGTTGCCGAGATCGTGCGCGAACGCGCCTGCCGGCTCGTCGAGATGAAGAAGGATGTCGTTATTTTGCTCGATAGCATCACCCGTCTAGCTCGTGGATACAATGCCATGCAAGGAGGCAAGGGTGCCATCATGTCAGGTGGCGTGGGCACCAAGGCCTTGCAAAAACCCAAGAAATTCTTTGGTGCTGCTCGCAACGTGGAGGAAGGCGGCAGCCTGACCATCATCGCCACAGCCCTCATCGAAACTGAAAGCCGCATGGACGAGGTGATTTTCGAAGAATTCAAAGGCACCGGCAACATGGAGGCCACGCTTGACCGTGAAATCTCCGAGCGCCGGATTTATCCGGCCCTGCACCTGCTTAAATCCGGCACGCGTCGCGATGACTTGCTATATCATCCCGACGAGTTCAAGCGCATTACCCAGGTGCGCAAGCAGCTCGCTGCTGTCCCTGCTGTCGAGGCGCTCGAATTGCTCATTCGCAACATCAACCGCACCAGCAACAACGCTGAAATCCTCCTGATGGGCCTGAAATGA
- a CDS encoding HRDC domain-containing protein yields MSEAGSIQADYEFIDTPKHLDQWIGKMRRWLADSPDKRCCLDTEADSLHHYHEKLCLLQVNCAGRYALVDPLAIADVSSLLELLDAHELWFHGADYDLTMLRRTYDWSPRVIRDTQIAARLLGARQFGLAALVKNTFDLDLCKASQKADWSRRPLPPNMLSYAVDDVRYLLPIADKFVSQLREKGREDWFHQSCRELQEDVAARDNAQREDPWRVQGCGRLHPKGLAVLKAMWEWREGIAKERDTPCFKIMSNKQMVAYAEQFEVDQSLNPPNGWRPRWKKEFHDIVAAVIASPSSEWPARAKKVKGRLSDTQRDQIDKLCAHREKVAQELEIEPSLLGSRGTIEELVIDGNPANHLMNWQHDLLARGLEQVLQAD; encoded by the coding sequence ATGAGCGAAGCTGGATCAATACAGGCGGACTACGAGTTTATCGACACGCCGAAGCATCTCGATCAATGGATCGGCAAGATGCGGCGTTGGCTTGCAGACAGCCCGGACAAGCGCTGCTGCCTCGACACCGAGGCTGACAGCCTGCACCACTACCATGAGAAGCTCTGTCTTCTGCAGGTAAACTGTGCCGGTCGTTATGCCCTGGTTGATCCGCTGGCCATTGCCGATGTTTCATCGCTGCTGGAATTGCTTGATGCGCATGAGTTGTGGTTTCACGGCGCTGATTACGATCTGACCATGCTCAGGCGGACCTACGATTGGAGCCCGCGCGTGATTCGTGACACGCAGATTGCCGCACGTCTCCTCGGCGCACGTCAGTTTGGTCTCGCCGCCTTGGTAAAAAATACCTTTGACCTTGATCTCTGCAAGGCCTCGCAGAAGGCTGACTGGAGCCGCCGCCCGCTCCCGCCGAATATGCTTTCGTATGCCGTCGATGACGTGCGCTACCTGCTCCCAATCGCGGACAAGTTTGTCTCCCAGCTTCGGGAGAAGGGCAGGGAGGACTGGTTTCATCAAAGCTGTCGTGAGTTGCAAGAAGATGTCGCCGCGCGTGACAATGCTCAGCGCGAAGATCCGTGGCGTGTGCAAGGCTGCGGTCGTCTGCATCCCAAAGGCTTGGCCGTTTTGAAGGCCATGTGGGAGTGGCGTGAAGGTATCGCAAAGGAGCGCGACACCCCATGCTTCAAAATCATGTCGAACAAGCAGATGGTCGCCTATGCCGAGCAGTTCGAGGTCGATCAGTCGCTCAATCCCCCCAACGGCTGGCGTCCGCGCTGGAAAAAAGAGTTCCATGACATCGTGGCTGCCGTCATCGCATCCCCATCTTCCGAATGGCCGGCACGGGCTAAAAAAGTCAAAGGCCGCCTCAGCGACACCCAACGCGATCAGATCGACAAGCTCTGCGCTCATCGCGAGAAAGTGGCTCAAGAACTGGAAATCGAGCCTTCGCTGCTTGGATCACGGGGCACCATCGAAGAGCTCGTCATTGATGGCAATCCTGCCAACCACCTCATGAACTGGCAGCACGATTTGCTAGCGCGCGGTTTGGAACAGGTTCTTCAGGCTGATTGA
- the modA gene encoding molybdate ABC transporter substrate-binding protein has protein sequence MMKKLLSLLLLAAATAAVWIVLKPDRQGSGTLTVFCAAGLKKPVEEIALAYQKETGTEVRLQYGGTGTLLSQLKIAKQGDLFVAADDGALADAKKLGVTREEFQVAKQKPVLAVARGNPKHIDSLEALKKDEIKLALPNPEAASIGRVTKKLLGSEWDALAAKAAVMKPTVTEIAADLSLGAVDAAIVWDSTVPQFKELEAVTLPGLAKHEEFATATVLASCQQPAEALRFARYLTAPEKGAVIFQKHGFTAVPGDKWAMRPDLILYSGGVNRTAIEKLLQQFATREGITMTTVFNGCGILCATMKTMGDSSNPKFPDAYYACDICFVPPVAEQFPESVMLTEAEIVIAVPKGNTQNIRTLADLARPGLRVGLCNAEQSTLGFLTKSMLKSMNLWDSVSKNASSQVPTADFLVNQMRTGSLDAAVVYRINIHNDSVHFDAVPLPADKSKAVQPFAVRHDSPNKQMGRRLLGFLREHHESFEDAGFVWKGDTAPVKSTEIVLPDWLKQK, from the coding sequence ATGATGAAAAAACTGCTCTCCCTTCTCCTGCTGGCAGCCGCCACAGCGGCGGTATGGATCGTGTTGAAGCCTGACCGACAGGGTTCCGGCACGCTCACGGTGTTCTGCGCCGCTGGATTGAAGAAACCTGTGGAAGAAATCGCTCTCGCTTATCAAAAGGAAACGGGAACGGAGGTGCGGCTGCAGTATGGCGGCACCGGAACGCTGCTCAGTCAGCTCAAAATCGCCAAGCAGGGTGATCTTTTCGTCGCTGCGGATGATGGAGCACTGGCGGATGCGAAAAAACTGGGTGTGACCCGTGAAGAGTTTCAAGTGGCGAAACAGAAGCCGGTGCTGGCCGTGGCCAGGGGCAATCCCAAGCACATCGACAGCCTGGAGGCGCTGAAGAAGGACGAAATCAAACTGGCACTGCCGAACCCCGAAGCGGCGAGCATAGGACGTGTGACGAAGAAACTGCTCGGGAGTGAATGGGATGCACTGGCGGCCAAGGCAGCGGTGATGAAGCCGACCGTGACCGAAATCGCGGCGGATCTCTCGCTGGGAGCGGTGGATGCGGCGATTGTGTGGGACTCGACCGTGCCGCAGTTCAAGGAGCTGGAGGCCGTGACGCTGCCGGGGCTGGCGAAACATGAAGAATTTGCCACGGCCACGGTGCTTGCCTCCTGCCAGCAGCCTGCGGAGGCGCTGCGATTCGCCCGCTACCTGACCGCACCTGAAAAAGGGGCCGTCATTTTCCAAAAACACGGATTCACTGCGGTGCCGGGAGACAAATGGGCGATGCGGCCCGACTTGATTCTTTACAGCGGCGGCGTGAACCGCACGGCCATTGAGAAGCTGCTGCAGCAGTTCGCCACGCGCGAGGGCATCACGATGACGACGGTGTTCAACGGCTGCGGCATCCTGTGTGCGACGATGAAAACAATGGGCGACAGCAGCAATCCAAAATTCCCGGATGCTTATTATGCCTGCGACATCTGCTTTGTGCCGCCCGTGGCTGAACAGTTTCCAGAATCAGTCATGCTGACGGAGGCGGAGATTGTGATCGCCGTGCCGAAGGGCAACACGCAGAACATCCGCACGCTGGCCGATCTGGCACGTCCGGGGTTGCGTGTCGGCCTGTGCAATGCGGAGCAGTCCACACTGGGCTTTCTCACGAAATCGATGCTGAAGTCGATGAATCTGTGGGACAGCGTGAGCAAGAATGCTTCATCCCAGGTGCCTACGGCGGATTTTTTGGTCAACCAGATGCGCACGGGCTCGCTGGACGCGGCGGTGGTGTATCGCATCAATATTCATAACGACAGTGTGCATTTCGATGCGGTGCCGCTGCCTGCGGACAAATCGAAGGCGGTGCAGCCCTTTGCCGTGCGTCATGATTCGCCGAACAAACAGATGGGCCGCAGATTGCTGGGATTTCTACGCGAGCACCACGAGAGTTTTGAAGATGCGGGCTTTGTCTGGAAAGGCGATACGGCTCCGGTCAAAAGCACCGAGATCGTGCTGCCTGACTGGTTGAAGCAGAAATAA